One genomic region from Bradyrhizobium icense encodes:
- a CDS encoding aspartate aminotransferase family protein: MTVHQKPNTLQTDSFWMPFTANRQFKKAPRLFASAEGMHYTTVDGRKVIDGSAGLWCVNAGHGRRQIAAAVERQLMNLDFAPSFNMGHPLAFDFAERLTEIAPKGLDRVFFTNSGSESVDTALKIALAYQRAIGQGTRTRLIGRERGYHGVGFGGMSVGGMVANRRAFATHLPGVDHIRHTHDLARNAFAKDQPEHGAELADDLERMVALHGADTIAAVIVEPVPGSTAVLPPPKGYLKRLREIADKHGILLIFDEVITGFGRLGTPFAADYFGVTPDMMTTAKGITNGTVPCGAVFASRKIHDGLMTGPEGTIELFHGYTYSAHPTACAAGLATLDIYKDEGLLTRGASLAEYWRDALHSLKGLPNVIDIRNCGLMGAVEVAPRKDGVGARGYDVMVDCFNRGLYLRMSGDSFAMSPPLIVEKSHVDDMVSILGDAIKRVA; this comes from the coding sequence GTGACCGTTCACCAAAAGCCGAACACCCTGCAGACCGACTCGTTCTGGATGCCTTTCACGGCCAACCGGCAGTTCAAGAAAGCGCCGCGCCTGTTCGCCTCCGCCGAGGGCATGCACTACACCACCGTCGACGGCCGCAAGGTGATCGACGGCTCCGCCGGTCTCTGGTGCGTCAATGCCGGCCACGGCCGCCGCCAGATCGCGGCTGCCGTCGAACGGCAATTGATGAATCTCGACTTCGCGCCCTCGTTCAACATGGGCCATCCGCTGGCGTTCGATTTTGCCGAGCGGCTCACCGAGATCGCGCCGAAGGGGCTCGATCGCGTCTTCTTCACCAATTCGGGCTCGGAATCGGTCGATACCGCGCTGAAGATCGCGCTGGCCTACCAGCGCGCCATCGGGCAGGGGACGCGGACGCGCCTGATCGGCCGCGAGCGCGGCTATCACGGCGTCGGCTTCGGCGGCATGTCGGTCGGCGGCATGGTGGCGAACCGCCGCGCGTTCGCGACCCATCTGCCCGGTGTCGATCACATCCGTCACACCCATGATCTCGCCCGCAACGCCTTTGCCAAGGATCAGCCCGAGCATGGCGCCGAGCTTGCCGACGATCTTGAGCGGATGGTGGCGCTGCATGGCGCCGATACCATCGCCGCCGTCATCGTCGAGCCGGTGCCGGGCTCGACCGCCGTGCTGCCGCCGCCGAAGGGCTATTTGAAGCGGCTGCGCGAGATCGCCGACAAGCACGGCATCCTGCTCATCTTCGATGAGGTCATCACCGGCTTCGGCCGCCTCGGCACGCCGTTCGCGGCGGATTATTTCGGCGTCACGCCCGACATGATGACGACCGCCAAGGGCATCACCAACGGCACCGTGCCCTGCGGCGCGGTGTTTGCCAGCCGCAAGATCCACGACGGGCTGATGACCGGGCCTGAGGGCACGATCGAGCTGTTCCACGGCTACACCTATTCGGCGCATCCGACCGCCTGCGCCGCGGGCCTGGCGACGCTCGACATCTACAAGGACGAGGGGCTTTTGACGCGCGGCGCGTCGCTGGCCGAATACTGGCGCGATGCGCTGCATTCGCTCAAAGGTCTGCCCAACGTGATCGACATCCGCAATTGCGGCCTGATGGGCGCGGTCGAAGTCGCGCCGCGCAAGGACGGCGTCGGCGCGCGTGGCTATGACGTGATGGTCGATTGCTTCAATCGCGGGCTTTATTTGCGCATGAGCGGCGACAGCTTTGCGATGTCGCCGCCCCTGATCGTCGAGAAGAGCCATGTCGACGACATGGTTTCGATCCTCGGCGATGCGATCAAGCGCGTGGCCTGA
- a CDS encoding D-amino acid dehydrogenase, giving the protein MKTIVLGSGVIGVTTAYYLARAGHEVVVVDRQAEPAQETSFANAGEVSPGYSSPWAGPGVPVKAIKWLLMRHGPLVIWPKLDPVMWIWGLKMLRNCTAERYAVNKSRMIPIAEYSRDCLRALRAEIGITYDERSRGTLQLFRKQKQLDSTGDDIAVLKQYGVPYELLDRAGCIGAEPALAAVKEKFVGGLRLPQDETGDCHMFTQALAKEAAKLGVQFKFNTTIERLVADGGKITGVVTSAGLLQADAYVAALGSWSPRLLKPIGISVPVYPVKGYSITVPVTDPDGAPVSTVMDESYKVAITRLGDRIRVGGTAEISGYSNTLDAARRATLDHSLSDMFPRGGDLSKASFWCGLRPMTPDGPPIIGATRYSNLHLNTGHGTLGWTMACGSGRVMADLISGRKPDIDVSELNVSRYDQRFG; this is encoded by the coding sequence GTGAAGACAATCGTTCTCGGCAGTGGCGTGATCGGCGTCACCACAGCCTATTATCTGGCGCGCGCCGGCCATGAGGTTGTCGTCGTCGACCGTCAGGCGGAGCCTGCACAGGAAACCAGCTTTGCCAATGCCGGCGAGGTCTCGCCCGGCTATTCGTCGCCCTGGGCCGGCCCCGGCGTGCCGGTGAAGGCGATCAAGTGGCTGTTGATGCGGCACGGGCCGCTGGTGATCTGGCCCAAGCTCGATCCTGTCATGTGGATCTGGGGGCTGAAGATGCTGCGCAACTGCACGGCAGAGCGCTACGCGGTCAACAAGAGCCGGATGATCCCGATCGCCGAATACAGCCGCGATTGCTTGCGAGCGTTGCGCGCCGAGATCGGCATCACATATGACGAGCGCAGCCGCGGCACGCTGCAGCTTTTCCGCAAGCAGAAGCAGCTCGACTCGACCGGCGACGACATCGCGGTGCTAAAGCAATATGGCGTGCCGTACGAGCTTTTGGATCGCGCCGGCTGCATTGGCGCGGAGCCCGCGCTCGCGGCCGTGAAGGAAAAATTCGTTGGCGGGCTCCGGCTGCCGCAGGACGAGACCGGCGATTGCCATATGTTCACGCAGGCGCTCGCCAAGGAAGCAGCAAAGCTCGGCGTGCAGTTCAAGTTCAACACGACGATCGAGCGCTTGGTCGCGGACGGCGGCAAGATCACCGGCGTGGTCACCAGCGCAGGCCTGTTGCAGGCCGACGCCTATGTCGCAGCGCTCGGAAGCTGGTCGCCGCGATTGCTCAAACCGATCGGCATTTCCGTTCCGGTCTATCCGGTGAAGGGTTATTCGATCACGGTGCCGGTCACCGATCCCGACGGCGCGCCGGTGTCGACCGTGATGGACGAAAGCTACAAGGTCGCGATCACGCGGCTGGGGGACCGCATACGCGTCGGCGGCACCGCGGAAATTTCCGGCTATTCGAATACGCTCGATGCGGCGCGGCGGGCGACGCTGGATCATTCGCTCTCCGACATGTTTCCGCGCGGCGGCGACCTGAGCAAAGCCAGCTTCTGGTGCGGCCTGCGCCCGATGACCCCGGACGGGCCGCCGATCATCGGCGCAACGCGCTACAGCAATCTGCACCTCAACACCGGCCACGGCACGCTCGGCTGGACCATGGCCTGCGGATCGGGACGGGTGATGGCGGATCTGATATCGGGGCGGAAGCCGGATATCGATGTAAGCGAGCTCAATGTGAGCCGCTACGATCAGCGGTTTGGCTAG